One window of the Dreissena polymorpha isolate Duluth1 chromosome 5, UMN_Dpol_1.0, whole genome shotgun sequence genome contains the following:
- the LOC127832282 gene encoding uncharacterized protein LOC127832282 isoform X1, with product MNKSFTLCKFSPLRTPTDKKLKGRQSDTDSNCSNVTDDIKNIAKAVSARFSSGMSTANLSSDEDLFFTQTFPTSPKKTTVPSKSPKKSKKKHKVSKDVSVDSPDSYVTALTSDTQESYVSALSDQPISDTSGKKKKSRKKDKPHCEDITHSSILLDSDCKQLEQMGSLSTGAEMIGELTSPKRKKSSKKSKKLKRSHHMSSIDDDVTPMQSPTKKVRFMEQGYENLNEVLKSGGKTTPSEVESSEIVQHENLEKSADVDISLIGNRAKYEFKTPDHYKLMDLKHCFTKSELQGKKLFLIQAPKQFDFTTLDNQKISLSSTSIITNNMVEGKQFEVTPREYDTKKGSGIYSMVVDKNSLTVGESIQGHLQITDWYPGIPPVVLDKTLPRKHRVEGINNVVNTDDVVGSKNVDTEEVSSKKQKKKKKKEKKKDRKK from the exons ATGAATAAATCATTCACATTGTGCAAATTTTCGCCTTTAAGAACACCAACAGACAAAAAG TTAAAAGGTAGGCAAAGTGACACAGATTCAAACTGTTCCAATGTGACAGACGATATAAAGAATATTGCCAAGGCAGTTTCAGCTCGCTTCAGTTCTGGAATGTCCACAGCAAATTTGTCATCAGATGAGGATCTTTTTTTTACACAg ACATTCCCAACTTCtccaaaaaaaacaactgttCCATCAAAATCCCCGAAGAAAAGCAAGAAGAAACATAAGGTGTCTAAAGATGTGTCAGTGGATTCGCCTGACAGTTATGTGACTGCGCTGACCTCTGATACACAAGAAAGTTATGTAAGTGCATTGTCAGATCAGCCTATCAGTGACACCagtggtaagaaaaaaaaatcacgcAAGAAAGATAAGCCACATTGTGAAGACATTACACATTCTAGCATCTTACTGGACAGTGACTGTAAACAGCTGGAACAAATGGGTAGTTTGTCTACAGGTGCTGAAATGATTGGGGAACTGACAAGCCCTAAAAGAAAGAAATCGTCTAAAAAATCAAAGAAGCTCAAAAGATCTCACCATATGTCTTCTATTGATGATGATGTGACACCCATGCAGTCCCCAACAAAGAAAGTTCGATTTATGGAACAGGGTTATGAAAACTTGAATGAAGTCTTAAAATCAGGTGGTAAAACAACTCCTTCAGAGGTAGAATCATCAGAAATAGTTCAACATGAAAACTTAGAGAAATCTGCAGATGTTGACATCAGTTTAATTGGTAACAGGGCGAAATATGAGTTTAAAACACCCGACCACTACAAATTGATGGACTTGAAACACTGCTTTACAAAGTCAGAACTCCAAGGCAAAAAGCTGTTTCTTATTCAAGCTCCTAAACAG TTTGATTTCACCACCCTGGACAATCAGAAAATCTCTCTCAGCAGTACAAGTATTATTACTAATAACATG GTAGAGGGTAAACAATTTGAAGTGACACCTAGGGAGTATGATACCAAAAAA GGATCAGGCATTTACAGCATGGTAGTTGATAAAAACAGCTTGACTGTAG GTGAGAGCATTCAAGGTCACCTGCAGATCACAGACTGGTATCCAGGCATTCCTCCTGTTGTCTTGGATAAGACATTGCCAAGGAAACACAGAGTGGAGGGCATTAACAATGTTGTCAACACAG ATGATGTTGTTGGTTCCAAGAATGTAGATACTGAAGAAGTGAGTTCCAAGaaacagaaaaagaaaaaaaagaaagagaAAAAGAAGGataggaaaaaataa
- the LOC127832282 gene encoding uncharacterized protein LOC127832282 isoform X2 — MNKSFTLCKFSPLRTPTDKKTFPTSPKKTTVPSKSPKKSKKKHKVSKDVSVDSPDSYVTALTSDTQESYVSALSDQPISDTSGKKKKSRKKDKPHCEDITHSSILLDSDCKQLEQMGSLSTGAEMIGELTSPKRKKSSKKSKKLKRSHHMSSIDDDVTPMQSPTKKVRFMEQGYENLNEVLKSGGKTTPSEVESSEIVQHENLEKSADVDISLIGNRAKYEFKTPDHYKLMDLKHCFTKSELQGKKLFLIQAPKQFDFTTLDNQKISLSSTSIITNNMVEGKQFEVTPREYDTKKGSGIYSMVVDKNSLTVGESIQGHLQITDWYPGIPPVVLDKTLPRKHRVEGINNVVNTDDVVGSKNVDTEEVSSKKQKKKKKKEKKKDRKK; from the exons ATGAATAAATCATTCACATTGTGCAAATTTTCGCCTTTAAGAACACCAACAGACAAAAAG ACATTCCCAACTTCtccaaaaaaaacaactgttCCATCAAAATCCCCGAAGAAAAGCAAGAAGAAACATAAGGTGTCTAAAGATGTGTCAGTGGATTCGCCTGACAGTTATGTGACTGCGCTGACCTCTGATACACAAGAAAGTTATGTAAGTGCATTGTCAGATCAGCCTATCAGTGACACCagtggtaagaaaaaaaaatcacgcAAGAAAGATAAGCCACATTGTGAAGACATTACACATTCTAGCATCTTACTGGACAGTGACTGTAAACAGCTGGAACAAATGGGTAGTTTGTCTACAGGTGCTGAAATGATTGGGGAACTGACAAGCCCTAAAAGAAAGAAATCGTCTAAAAAATCAAAGAAGCTCAAAAGATCTCACCATATGTCTTCTATTGATGATGATGTGACACCCATGCAGTCCCCAACAAAGAAAGTTCGATTTATGGAACAGGGTTATGAAAACTTGAATGAAGTCTTAAAATCAGGTGGTAAAACAACTCCTTCAGAGGTAGAATCATCAGAAATAGTTCAACATGAAAACTTAGAGAAATCTGCAGATGTTGACATCAGTTTAATTGGTAACAGGGCGAAATATGAGTTTAAAACACCCGACCACTACAAATTGATGGACTTGAAACACTGCTTTACAAAGTCAGAACTCCAAGGCAAAAAGCTGTTTCTTATTCAAGCTCCTAAACAG TTTGATTTCACCACCCTGGACAATCAGAAAATCTCTCTCAGCAGTACAAGTATTATTACTAATAACATG GTAGAGGGTAAACAATTTGAAGTGACACCTAGGGAGTATGATACCAAAAAA GGATCAGGCATTTACAGCATGGTAGTTGATAAAAACAGCTTGACTGTAG GTGAGAGCATTCAAGGTCACCTGCAGATCACAGACTGGTATCCAGGCATTCCTCCTGTTGTCTTGGATAAGACATTGCCAAGGAAACACAGAGTGGAGGGCATTAACAATGTTGTCAACACAG ATGATGTTGTTGGTTCCAAGAATGTAGATACTGAAGAAGTGAGTTCCAAGaaacagaaaaagaaaaaaaagaaagagaAAAAGAAGGataggaaaaaataa